CTGTCACGCTGTCGATGCCCCCGTCTCCGGTGGCGACGCCGGTGCCCGCGACGGCACGCTGGCCATCCTCGCCGGGGGCGACGAGGCCGTGGTGGCCTGGCTCGCCCCGCTCTTCGCGCACCTCGGCACGCCGACCCACATGGGCCCGCCAGGCAGCGGGCAGAGCAGCAAGATCGCCAACCAGATGGCGGTGGCCGGGGCGGTGGTGGGCCTCAGCGAGTCCCTGGCCTTCGCGGACGCCGCCGGGCTCGACGCGCGGCTGTTCCTCGACGCGGTGTCCAAGGGCGCGGCGGGGTCGCGCGTCATGGACATCTTCGGCACGCGCGCGGTGAACCGCGACTTCGCGTCGGGCCCCGGCTCCGCGCGCTACATCATCAAGGACCTTGGCATGGCACTGGAGATCGGGgatggccaggaggaggaggatgaggccaCCGCGCTGCCCGGGGCGGCGCTGTTCCGGCAGATGTTCTCGGCGATGGTGGCGAACGGCGACGGTGACTTGTGCGTGCGGGGATTGATCACCGTCATCGAGTGCCTCAGCGGCATTCACAAGTAATGCAAGACATGTGTTCGTCGCAACGACACACGGACATACGGAGATCTTTCTGGGCTGTATTCGATCTGCCACTGTCGCAACAATGCCAACAATCCATGCATGGATTCACTCCGATTTATGTCATTTTCGCATGCCTCTTGATGCTTGCTGATGTATCAACTCTGATTCAGTTCTCTGTGGTGGTGAAGTGTGGTACTCCCATGAATTAGCATCCAAATCCAAATCATTTTCTCTCGATTTGTAAGTAAAATTCTTGGTAGGCTTCATCAATGACTCCAAAGTTGAAGCGTTAAATGCTCAAGCTTCCCTTCTACTCCATGCTTCTTTGACAAGCACGAAAGGAGGGATGTACGTGTGGAAGCTCTTCGAAGGGCAAGGACTCTTGAGAACATGAAAATTGAATCGGGGACGATAAAAGGGAGGTGAGGCCGGAGACAATGAGACAAGGGGGAGAGAATGTCAGTAAGTGAGCGCGGTGCTGTTGGTGCCGAGCAGCTCCTCCTGGGCCTTGAACCGCTTCCACTCGTCGAGCACGCCGGTGAGATACTCCAGCTTGTACTGCAGCCCGATGATGCAGTTGGCGTGGAACGTGCACAGCTTGCGGAAGTCCATGCGGGGCTCGCACCGCCCGCTGAGGTACTGGGTGTCGATGAACTGCACCGTCACGCCGTGCCGCGCCGCCAGCTCGTGCTTCACCTGGTCGAACACGAACTGGTCGTGCTCCCCCGGGTGCCGCGTCCGCGCCGCGTACCAGTCCGCGAAGAAGGCCTGCGTCCGCGCCCGCGGCTTGGCGTGGAGGAACCCGCCGTTGGCCGTCTTGTTGAGGTCGTAGGGGTTGTCGCCGTAGAACCAGTCGCAGTTGAGCGCGATGTCGGCGCCCACCGGGATGCGCAGCAGCGGGTTCCGGAACCACACGATGTCCACGTCCGTGAACACGAAGCCGAAGCCCAGCGCCAGCACCCGCGCCTGGAACTTGTTCCGCGCCCACATCATGTCCAGGTAGTCCGGGGTGTTGTACGACTTCTCCGCCGCGAAGTCCACCATCGACGCCAGGCGGTAGCAGAGCGGGTGCACGCGCTGACACCCCTCGAACGCCTTGCCGTCCACCGCCACGATCACCAGGTGCTTCAGCAGCGGCTCCGTCCTCACGCCGATGCGGAAGCTCTCCAGGAACACGTCCAGCAGCGACCCCGGCGCCGTCCACGCCTCGTTCGTGAAGGTCATTATGatggtgttgtcgtccatggccgCGCTCCGCAGCAGCTCCGCGAGCTTCTCGTCGTCGTCCTCTTCCGGTTTCCGTGCAGCATTGTTCACCCCCTGCAGCTCGTGCGGGTTCAGAGCTCAGGCGTGCATGCAGATTAATTTTGGGGGAACCAAACCATTAATgagaaagaagaagcaaaaggaACATAATCTTACCGTATCGAGCTTCTTCGGAGCAGCTTGGTCCAATGACGCCAGCTTGTGATCTGCCGGCGGCGTGCGCCCGCACGGGCACggtgaaggagaaggagaaggagaaggagaaggcggCAGCAATAGCGCCACAAAGGCCGCCGTGATCGCCGCTCCCAGAAAGAAGCCCAGGATATGTCTCAGCGCGTACATGACGAACTGGGGGATCCTCGATCCACAGCGAGTGGAGAGCACACACTGTGCCGCCGGCCGGCGAACTGGACTTGTGTTATATACTATAGACGACGGTGAACTGGACCTAGGATGCGCGCATCATACATATAGAAGCCATGCATGTGCCAGCCATTTCAcatgatcttcttctcttctgccggcCGGGAGACAAGAAAGAAAAGAAGATCAAGACGCACGCTGTGGCATATCATTACCGTTGATAAGGTTTGACATTGTGCCATTAACTAGCCAACCATCCTGCATGCATGGGTGTAGTCTCTTCCCTGTGATGAATGCAACTGATCGATTAAACAGCAATTTTTACTTACAACACAAAGTACAAACAGGAATCATTAACTCACCGTCAAGTGCTGATCGAGATTCGAGATTGCTGCAAGATGCACGCGCGATCCCTGGCATGTTACGTCGTGGCGTATGGTCAACCAAATCatgctttttttttgcggggaaccaAATCATGCTATGACATAGATATTGAATTTCTAGTACTACGAGTAGTACTATATTAAGAATAAAATTTGGACTCGAGTATTCAGGGAACGTCAGATTTTTAAGCATGACAAATTAAATATTTTTCATTACAAATTATGGTGGTCAAGGATGACAAGTTTAATTGGCAAGCATGACAAATCCATCTTAGTTCATTTTTTTTCTTCGGAAAATTACCGTGCTTGCAAACTATCGCACCAATAtaaattaccatgaataacatttgATATGGCATGCCTAAAATTTTGGTGTCAGATATTAGCATTTTCGTACAATTTCTAGCAATGCAAGTATTCACTTCATTAATTGGGGATCATGCATCTAACAGACAGTTCAAATAGCAAAGTATCCGCAAACCAATCTAAGGTTGGATGGGTAGGAGaatagtggtatccccagcccatcatgGTTTAAGTCCTCGTGCTCGCAttatcctggatttattttaaaattttcggtgatgtgcgttcagtgggaggagatatTTCGGTCGACAACGaggcgcctatggtgacttcgtcaatctcaagctgatatgctggctcagtctctagaggtgctcatagggatacgGTATGCATGTGTGTTCATAGGGATAAGTGTAcgcatatatatgtatatataagtgTTTGCGTATGTGTTGTTAAAAAAAAGTAAATTAACCTCAGTACCGACAACCAACATTGGGCTCCTGCTGATCCCATCCCTCCTGATTAATTAACTCGATCTTGGAAGATAAGTTTGCTTCCTTCTTGAATCTTGGTTAGCGTTGGGAAGACAAATTCAACAAAGTAGCAGCGCGTGCACCATGCAGGCTGCGAAGCACGTGACTTAGGCTAGTACGGCCTCACCAACTGACATTCTCTCTTCAATCTCCATTGTTACTCTCAATTTAATCTGGGCGAGAACTTTGGTTGTTGAAAAGATAACCTGCATCAGTTTTTTAATTATTGAGCAAAAGAGGGGCCGCCCTCTTCGATTTCATCTAAGAAACCACCACGTCTTAGGAACTCCAAACCACAGGACCAAACTGAAAGTACTACAGACACATATCTAGATAACCCTATTACAGACCAAAGAAGCCTAGAGccaaatgcagttttaacatcttCCAGGATCACACAAGATCCAACATCAAGGAAACGGGAGTCCAAAGCAACAGACAAAAGAAGTCTAGAGCCAAAGCGTTATGcggtcttttcagttttgtcaggtcggtgtgtacatgacttatattatgaTTTTTATATGATATAAATATAAGACACGTATTGTCATGAAAAAAGTTCGTGTACAACAACCTCCATCTTTGCCTTGCAATTATTTTTTGGGAGAGTGAAAAAACTTCGTATTTGCACCCCCTTTGCGCAGGTACAACAACCTCCGTCTTTGCGTGCAATTGATCTTTCTGGAGAGCTCAAGACTAGGAGCTTATACGTTTTATATAGAAATTAGAAGCTTGCATAGTTGGAATTCTTCCCGTTCCTGAAAACAAATGTATCTTCTTGCAGTAGAGTTGCATAGGTATTCAAGATGGCAGTCGAGTTTCCATCGTGGTGGAGAGTTAGACTTTGGCACGTATGTACGTGAACAGAATCAGCGTCGGTTTCCACCGGCGTCGTGCATACGTGTCCGGTATGAATTGCTATAGCACTATGCTCGTGTATAAGTAGACGACTTGTCCGTCCATATGCTGATCCACTTGTACGTATGGCAGGAGAAAATCGCTCCGTCCTAGTATCCGCGTCCTGATGAGCTCCTGCATCCTGATCGATCGATGGATACTCTCGTCGACACCGTGGGACTGGGAGCGCCCCTGGACGTGCAAGCCGGCGGACCCGATCTCGTCGTCGAGACCAACGTCGACGTGCCAGATAGCTTCAAAGGCAGGAGACCTGATCCCGTTGACACCAACGTCGACGTGCCAGATAGCTCCAAACGCAGGAGACTTGATCCCGTCGACACGGGCGCAGGCGACAGCGGCGAACTGATGTTGTTGCTCCGGGACTTCCCTGCCACCGGCAATGAAGGTGTCTTCCCTCTCAAGGTGTTGTGCGACATCCTACTGCGCCTCCCAGCAAGGCCGATCTGCCGATTCCGCTGCGTCTCCGCCTCGTGGCGTTCCCTCATCGACCACCCAGGCTTCCTTGACGTATATTTTTCATACTCTGTGAGAAGACGGCGTAGCCTTATTTAGTAAAGGAGTGCCTACAACTCTTCATCCAACTAAGATATAGTTGTCTTCTTTTTTTTAGGTTTAAGATAGTAGTTAACTCATTCATGTGTCATGTTATAAAACGTGTGGCTACCACGTCCAAACTTATTTTGTTTTTCTACGGGCTGTTGGACTACTTGTTGGTTGTTCTTGTCCCTTCTATTCAGCGGGCTTTGTTAAAAAAATATTTAGGCTTTCCGTCTCATAAtagcttgaaaaacgttcttatattattatgggacagagggagtaagagAGAACATTTTAGGCTCGAATTTGACATTGtcatatgttttttgtttttgtgaaCGAAATGGAAAGGGACCTTCACGCAAGCTCCTCCCCGCGGCTGCATGATTATCCACGCCTTGCGGCTAGCGCAGGTTCAGAGCTCAGAGCGTGCATGCAAAATAATTAAGGGGAACCCAAACCAATGAGAAAGAAGAAACGAGATCATACATCATACATTCTTAAGGccggtcatagtggggagtaacttagactagtaacatgcatatgttactagtctatattactacctctatagtgcatagtatcataccTATGTTAGTAtaataggtggtctcatttattgtcatgcatgacacatagtagcataacattttattatgttacggtatctacctatgttactataaccatctctcttctttaattgcctgccacataagtatatttgcgagtcccaagtgcatgatactacttatgttacccccactatggccagcctaagaagttgctccccacttctagcaattctctcaacatgcacactGTCCACATCAGCATGATGCCACGTCAGCATTCCATTTGCAAACACCAAATCTCCAACCAATCGGCTGATTCAATTTCCTACACGTGGGATGTACACAGCCACGTTTTGATTTGGTGCACTGGGATGCCGAGCGGCCGAGGCAGACATGGGCTGTAACTTCCTTCTTCACATGTTAATTAATCATAGCCCATGTCTGCCGTCCCGAGAGGCCAGCCATCGTGCCGCTGTTCAGCTTCTTTCTAGCATCAGTTCCTTCGTCTCCTTAATTAATTATCCTCCTTGCTTTTCGTGACCTTGATTAATTATCCTCCCTGCTCTTCGTTTCCGTGATGCAAAAGGAACCGATATAGGGCGCGGCGGCTGGTATCCCAGTGCTCATCCTCTCCGATTAGTTTCCCTGCACTTCACCTCCCTGCACGCTTTTATCAATACGACAATCTTCTCCCTTCAAGTTCTGCCATAACAAGGCTGATCCCATCTTCCGTAGAAGTAGATTTTTAGATCAATCCATCCATCTACTCTTTCTTGATTTCTCCTGATCCATGATTACAATGTTTCTTGATTATTTTTTCCCGCAGTGCTGCAACTTGCACCTGATCTGCCATCGCTCCTACAGAGCCCGCGGGGTCGACAATGTGGAGCGCATCCACTCGGACTTCGGCCGCAGCCATGCCGTCGTCAAGATGCTCTGGTCCGTCCAGTTCACGTGTCGCAACAGAGAGtaccgccgcacggtgttcctgcATGATACGGCATGGAGGACCACTTGCACCCCTTGCTGGTATCCTGGTACAAGGCCTTCTTGTGCCACGGGCCGCTGCTGCGGCAACATCTTCTTCCCCAGCGTCGACGACTCGAACATCACCAGACAGAGCGTCATGGGTGGCATCTCCATCCCCTCCGCTACGGCAAGGATCTGGCCGAGGATATTGACGAGCAGGCATTCCTCAGGGCCAACAATGGTGAGCTGTTCCATCTCTACTGCGCGGGGATAGAGCTCGTCGTTATGACATCCGGCTGGTACGTGGTAGATGCCGAGGCGGAGGCAAAGACGATCTCATCATTGTTGCCAATAAGGACATGGTACCTGCTCCAACTTTCTCCTACTTACCGTCGTGGGGTCACTAAGCAATTAGTAATAGGAAACGCTCTCTTCAGAAACACATGGCAcacagtgatttttcaaagttatCCCATGAAGGCCTATGTATGCACCAACCAAGTTAAAGTTTTCATATTGTTTTAATCTCTCGAAGCACTGCAATCGAAATTGAATTGATCATAGTAGAAGATTATTTGGTGCAGATTTTCAACTATTGTTGCAGCTCAATTGTCGTAAACAATTTTCTATATGGTCTCGCTAGAAATCCAATAAGAAAATTTTGCTCTTCCACTTTTCATAGAATCTACACATATGGATTGAATTGATTCCTCTTTTTGCATGTCTCGCGCTCTTGGCGTAATTGTCATTGCAACGGGGTATATCATTTTTGGCAGATCTCAGTTCAAATCCATGTGCCGACGCAACCTTTGGTAAAATATAATAAGAGGTAGTAATTAAATATTCTCAATGTATCTATGATTTTTTAAGACATAATATAATAGACTGAGCATTTAGTTTACCTGTACTCGAATTCCCTTTAGTTTATTTGTATAGGTGATGAGCTTCTTATTTTATCACTACCTTCCTCTGATTTTCTCTCTGTATATTATCATGTAAAATATTTCTATTTATGTCAGACTTTCAAACTATTATATTTTCTGTTATCCCTATTGTTTTATTATTTGTCTGCATATTTTCTTTGCAATTTGCATTTTTGGTGATAATCTATATCTCTTATATagtgtgatgaatgatatatattatTAATCCAACTATTGATGTTTATACAACCAAATCTCATTGAAATATATTGCAACGGGTCCCGCCgcaacgcgcggggcatcatctagttaaaGGAATGTAAATGTACCATGTCGAGCCTCGTCATCAGAGCTACTTGGTCCGACGCCAGCTTCTGGTGTGCCGCCGCACGGCCACGGAGAAGGAGAAGGCAGCAGCAGTAGCACAACAAAGGCCGCCTTGATCGCCGCTCCAAGAAAGAAGCCCAAGAAATTTCATGTCTCAGCGCGTACATGACGAACTGGGATCCTCGACCGACAGCGAGTGGAGTATGTTCGAGTGCAGAGCACACACTGTGCAACCGGCGAACTGAACTTGTGTTATATAGACGACGGTGAACTGGACCTTGGACGCGCGCAACATCGAGAAGCCATTTACTGATAGGTTCCAGGATTTCATATGATCTTCTTCTGTCAGAAGAGAAGAATAAAAAGAAGATCCAGAGACGTTATGGCATATCTTACCGTTGATGAGGTTTGACATTTTGGCATGTGTGTAGTCTTCCACGTGATGCATGCCATCTCCCTGTGGACCCTGTCACATGGGAGAGCCTgtgcttttttttttcttttttttttgtgaaTGCCTGTGCTTGGAGCAAACCGAAGAATTCTTTTGTGGTCAAGGAATCGCTGATCGAGATTCGCTATCTGCCACGTTACTGGGTGGCGTAAGGTCGAGAGCAATAAATACTATGATGTTTGCATCGGTGtcatatattgcatgaatttatgtcCAATAGTCTATCGTCGTTGGAGGTGACGGCGAcggcatccagctccaggacgtgGCCACAGCTGGTGACAACGACGACCTCCTGCCCCTGGAGTTGCCGCCGGCAGGAGGTGGAATCCTCGCCGTCATTGCCATAGACGACAACGACTTGCCCAACAACACCCAGCCAATCATTGACTATGACAAACTGCGGACTCTCGTCGCCGCCTCCAAATACGGGGAACCTGATCCCGTCGACACGGCCACAGGCGACGGCGGGGAACTGACGTGGCCGCCACCTCCAACGACGGCGTCTTCCCTCTGGAGGTGCTGTGCGACATCCTGCTGCGCGTCCCAGCCAAGACGGTCTGCCGCTTCCGCTGCGTTTCCACCTCGTGGAGTTCCCTCCTTCGCCACCCAGGGTTCATCACCGCCCACAGGGCCCGGCACCACCAAACGCTCATTGCCGCTACCGTGCGCCTGGACCGCAGCAGCAACGACATGGCGATGGGCGTCAACCTCCTGGACATGTCCGGCAACGTGGTCAAGATGATACGAACCAGCGCCGCCGTGACCCAGTGCTCCCTGTACGGTATGTGCGCGCACGGCGAGCTCGGCAGCCTCGTCGGAAGAACGGATCGGCGTCTGCGCGTGCTCGACGTGGCCACTGGAGCCGTGGCCGCCTTCCCACCGCGGCCCCGCGGGGCCCCGGCGTGCACGCTCGGGAGGGTGCCCTCCACGGGAGAGTACAAGGTCCTGGCCATCGTCCCGGACACGTACGTCCAGGTCAGCATGGTGCTCACCCTCGGAAGCAacggcggcggctggtggagggaTAGGGGAAGCCCGCCGGTCATCGTGGGTAGACGGCACATCGACATGGCCATCGTCAAGGGGGTGGCCTACTTCTTCGTCGAGATGGAGGACGACCTTGAACCAGAAGATCCTCACTTGATCGTGGGGTTCGACCTCGAGACCGAAAAATGGCTGCCGGTTCAATTGGTCGCGCCGCCGGCACGCGAGGACCACGGCCACGCACCTGCGCACCACCACGTCGACATGAGCCTGGCAGAGGTCAACGGCTTCCTGGTCGCGGCTCACCCCGACAGAGACATCTCTGCCGTTAAGCTGTGGTTCATGATGAACGTCCATGCAGAGATAAGTCTATGGCTCCTACTGTACAAGATCCCCATGGCGGTTGGGCGCGAGTATAGCTTCGAGAAGCCACTGCGGGTGCTGGATGACGGGAAGATCGTCGTCTGGTCGTCGCTGCGGGGAACCCGTGATGGCGTGCCGCAGATATATGATCCGAGAACGAACACGCTGACACAGGGGGCGGTGACGGCGAACTGCTACACCGTCGGCCCCTACACGGGGTGCCTGCTGCGTGTTGGGAGTTCAAATCCTCGTAGATACAAGACGCTCGAATTGCTGGGTGCTGGGAGTTCACATGGCCACAGCAGGACGATCgagtatggccgccgccgccacacccGCAGTAAGGAACTATTTGTCCAAagcactacaactagtgtgtattAGCTTcaaaatctatctatctatatctatatctattaaTAAAGAGGCTATTGCTTCTTAGCACCGCAATTTCATCCGTTTTCGTCAGTCGTCGTCCGTCCGCTTTTCCGTTCGTgtcttcataattttcgtacatcCGCTGAGGTTATTTTCCATCGGAATTTTCagcgattgcctggttcgtggccCATCTTATCTTAGCCGGCCCAACACAAAAATAACTGCAAGTATGAAGTATCAAACTCACATCATCCCATTCAAGATGTAAGGCTGCGGCCAGTTGAGCTACAACAAGTTTGTGTTTAAAATACGTTTCTCCCTTTTAAGAAAcgagcacatatgcccgtgcgttgcaacgaggaAGAAAATTGATGTGTAATTGATTAAGTAGTTTTAACTGACACACTCAATTGCCCTAAGGGCACTCGCCATTATATTTGAAGTTATAATCATATATATTAACCCTATATCTAGGTTGTTAACCCTATATCTAGGTTGTGAATGTTCAGTCAATAAACCTACAACATGGCCAAGTTAGACACTGTCCGATTGTCATTATATATTAAGTTATGGGTCTGTTTAGAACACATCTAGATGTCACATCTAAACTGATATCCATTCTGTTTGTggtttatttttttgtcctatttttttttcttgttgctgcattatatatttatgggagcttagatgtgacatccttaaaaaagatctagatgtgaattagacaaactgttaagttatactccctccttcccatacTCCCAGAGTCTCATAATATAGCACGTGTCTCATGTTCACACACAATCCCGCATACAAAGCATCCAAAGTATTAGGAGTTAATTTCTTCTTTTCGAGAAGTGCGGAGTTAAATCATTGAGGCTCATCTGTAACAAAACAATGGTGTGTTCCTGTCTCTAGGGATAATCCGGACCCACTCTTCACCCTCTATCGATTCCTGGAGCGGTCTATTGATTTTTCATACAACTTGCAAACATATATAAATTGATCTAATTTAGAGTAGAAAAATGCGAAGTGATTATTTAATTTGATAAGTAAACAAACCCTCTCATCTGGATTTAAAAGGGTTCGAAGGCCAAAACTCTACGACCAAGAGACAATCTCGCGTGAAGACTAAATGCATCTAACGGTAGCCAGTGACAGCGTGAAGAAGCAGTTTCCATGTAAATATTATATTTTGGCTACCACGTGGGTTAATTGGGCCCGCATACAATGCACCGGAGAGATTAAATCAATCATTTTTCTCAACCACCGAAAAATAACAGAAGTACTCATTGTACCTgacttaataataataataataataataataataataataataataataataataataataataataataataataataatggatggatggatggatggatggatggagctaATAGATAGAAGTATGAGCTAGCCCAATTTACTCCAACCTTTATGTTTGACGAAGAGGTCTCAATGTTGAGTCCTCGCAACGCAGATTTTTTCTGAAATCCTATTTGCCGCTTGTAAAAAATATTCGAGTCTTGAAATTTTGTTAACATATTTGAAATTGTTTGTTTTGCCAAAAGTATATACTTTTGtgaaaaataaaattacattcgaAATTCAAAAAGGTTTAAATCTTTCGCTACCTTTAGTTTATATAAACTGAGCTGTTATTTTTGGACAAAAAATTGAAGAATTACAGTGGCTAGGGACATGTGGTTAACTTATGGGAGGTCATTTGTTTGATCCCAGTCGCGCATAGCTGTTTTTATATTCTGCCACTGCCGTTCGTTTCTTTATTAAATGTCGCAGACTCACGTGTTCGACTCCCTCCAATGCCGCAATATTTTTCCAGTTTTTGACCGGACGAAAATCAAACTCGGGCGAGAGGATTTCGGACGAACGACAAACGTTAGTCACATGACGGACAAAAAAACATATGGTCCCACCATAAACTAAAAAAGTGAAGAAACAATCCGTACTTTAATATTAGGTAGTCCCACCTCGATCCCTTACATCCAACAACACCAGTTAATATACGTGTAAATTTTGCACATACACAGAAGAAGCTAGCTGCTGGATGACTACCACCTAGGAGGTGAGCTAACGGATGTAGGCAGATTGCCATGGTGGAGTCCACGAGAAACACAATGTCCTAGGAAATCAAGTCCAAGACCCAGCCGATTAAGACGCGGCAGATGAGCGCTAAAGCTAAAGGGTAATTGGAACCATGTGAGTTGCTGCAGCAGCTCCAGATTGCAGATCGATCAGTCCACGAGAAAAACCTGTGCGTAACTTTCCATCGGGAGCAAAGAAAAAGGAAATTGAGGGAAGAGCCTCTAGAGGCACTTTGATACAACTAAGATGCATGTTACGTGCTGAAGATCGCCGTTTAGTCTGAAGATGCACAAGTTTTTTTTGGCGAGAAAATTTCCAATCTATTTATCACGCATGACATCTTCACAACCTGGGGGTGCACATGTGCGAATATACCATTGAAATATTCACTTAGTTAAAACTCTAAAAAATACTATATTTATGAATTTTATGGTTGTGATTCACTACAAAGAGCTAGAATCACCCGTTGTAAGTTTGTTGGCACATGTTTCTACAAATAGTGTGGAGGCAATTTATACATGGTTCATCTTTCATGTTGAGTAAGGATTTTTGACTCTCAACATGGAGCCAAAATTATGCACAAGTTTTTTTTGGCGAGAAAATTTTCAATCTATTTATCAACTGTTAAGGCAGTACAAATAACACTAGAGGTAAAAATTATGACAAGTTGACAACAAACCTTTAAGTAAGTTTACAAAATATACGCAAAAATACGCATGTGCATATggatatatactactccctccgtcccataatgtaagacgttttttgacactacactagtgttaaaaaacgtcttacattatgggacggagggagtacatctctaTACATTTCATTGATGAAATATGTTTTGAGGTGAgctacaaaaaaattgaaaaaaaaatgaacAGATCATGCTTGCTGCAACTATTACTCCTCTCGATTGGTTTGCTTGCTGCAATTATTATTCTAGGTTAGTTTGTTTGCTGTTATTACTTCATATTTATTAATATTGCTGctttccctgttttatttttaaatTCCAAGAATGAACAATTAATCTAAAGGATGAATTAACAATCAAAAGTTAGTTGTTCAGATAGATCAACTTACTTGAAATCATAACCCATACCATCATCAAATGATCCATGTTTTTTTAACACCAGCGACTGTCATCCAACGACATGGTCCTTGATCCGTCAGATTCATATGAACCAtgacttctcccgttgcaacgcacgtgcattTGTGCTAGTAGGTGTTTATGAGTAGGACTAGTAATGCTAGGCTACAGTTGTATTTTACAGACTTCATTATATGGGCTGACGTGGAGCAAATCTGTTGGAAATAGGTGGAG
This region of Triticum aestivum cultivar Chinese Spring chromosome 2D, IWGSC CS RefSeq v2.1, whole genome shotgun sequence genomic DNA includes:
- the LOC123048448 gene encoding probable 3-hydroxyisobutyrate dehydrogenase-like 3, mitochondrial, whose amino-acid sequence is MEEGKKVEPLGFGYPALVRPGRTRVGWVGIGVMGGAMATRLLAAGFTVTAYARTSVKADALVAAGASVADSPASVAAASDVVFTMVSDPGDVRAVVLDRASGALAGLRPGGVLVDCTSSSPSLAREIAAAARSTGCHAVDAPVSGGDAGARDGTLAILAGGDEAVVAWLAPLFAHLGTPTHMGPPGSGQSSKIANQMAVAGAVVGLSESLAFADAAGLDARLFLDAVSKGAAGSRVMDIFGTRAVNRDFASGPGSARYIIKDLGMALEIGDGQEEEDEATALPGAALFRQMFSAMVANGDGDLCVRGLITVIECLSGIHK
- the LOC123048447 gene encoding uncharacterized protein At4g15970-like, which translates into the protein MYALRHILGFFLGAAITAAFVALLLPPSPSPSPSPSPCPCGRTPPADHKLASLDQAAPKKLDTGVNNAARKPEEDDDEKLAELLRSAAMDDNTIIMTFTNEAWTAPGSLLDVFLESFRIGVRTEPLLKHLVIVAVDGKAFEGCQRVHPLCYRLASMVDFAAEKSYNTPDYLDMMWARNKFQARVLALGFGFVFTDVDIVWFRNPLLRIPVGADIALNCDWFYGDNPYDLNKTANGGFLHAKPRARTQAFFADWYAARTRHPGEHDQFVFDQVKHELAARHGVTVQFIDTQYLSGRCEPRMDFRKLCTFHANCIIGLQYKLEYLTGVLDEWKRFKAQEELLGTNSTALTY